A single Lactuca sativa cultivar Salinas chromosome 8, Lsat_Salinas_v11, whole genome shotgun sequence DNA region contains:
- the LOC111889349 gene encoding cinnamoyl-CoA reductase 1, whose amino-acid sequence MAAEKGRVVCVTGAGGFVGSWLVKHLLSKNFTVHGTVRNPQDEKNAHLKSLENASENLKLFKADLLDYKSLTAAIAGCNGVFHTASPVPSGSVPNPEVELIEPAVKGTLNVLKACCEVNVKKVVFVSSVAAIAVLPNKPTDRPMDETFWSDPDFCRSNNDWYCLSKTQAESEAFEFSKRNGIDLLSVCPTLIIGPMLQHTMNASSLVLIKLLKEGYEELENRLRMIVDVRDLAEALVLVYEKPEANGRYICTSHLIRSKELVQMLKKLYPAYKYPNKFTDPNGIFSVTSEKLQRLGWSYRPLEETLVDSVESYKQSGLVGDE is encoded by the exons ATGGCCGCAGAGAAAGGAAGAGTTGTGTGTGTAACAGGCGCAGGAGGGTTTGTAGGATCGTGGTTAGTGAAGCACCTGCTCTCTAAGAACTTCACTGTTCATGGCACCGTCAGAAACCCTC AGGATGAGAAAAATGCTCACCTGAAGAGCCTGGAGAACGCATCTGAGAATCTGAAGCTTTTCAAAGCAGACCTTCTTGACTACAAGTCTCTTACTGCAGCCATTGCTGGATGCAATGGTGTGTTCCATACTGCAAGTCCAGTTCCATCTGGTTCTGTACCAAACCCTGAG GTAGAACTGATTGAGCCTGCTGTGAAAGGTACACTCAACGTGCTGAAAGCATGTTGTGAAGTAAATGTGAAGAAAGTCGTGTTTGTGTCTTCTGTAGCTGCTATTGCTGTCCTCCCTAATAAACCCACGGATCGACCCATGGATGAGACCTTTTGGTCCGACCCAGATTTTTGCAGATCAAATAAT GATTGGTATTGTCTTTCTAAGACACAAGCAGAAAGTGAAGCTTTTGAATTCTCAAAAAGAAACGGGATCGATTTGTTATCAGTGTGCCCAACTCTTATTATAGGGCCAATGCTGCAACACACCATGAATGCTAGTAGCTTGGTTCTTATTAAGCTTCTTAAAG AAGGATATGAAGAACTAGAGAACAGGCTACGAATGATTGTAGATGTGCGTGATTTAGCTGAAGCATTGGTTTTAGTATATGAAAAACCTGAGGCTAATGGAAGATACATATGCACATCTCATTTGATTAGGTCAAAAGAATTGGTGCAAATGCTGAAGAAATTGTATCCTGCTTACAAGTATCCAAACAA ATTTACGGATCCAAATGGGATATTTTCAGTTACATCTGAGAAATTACAGAGGCTTGGATGGAGTTACAGACCACTTGAAGAAACACTTGTTGATTCTGTCGAGAGTTACAAGCAAAGTGGTCTTGTGGGTGATGAATAG